In Marisediminicola antarctica, one DNA window encodes the following:
- a CDS encoding pyridoxal phosphate-dependent aminotransferase, with protein sequence MTISGAWARTARAAMLLGDDGKLRSTIFAEMSALAAATGAINLGQGFPDQDGPQEVLVAAQRAIASGMNQYPPGLGMPVLREAIAEHQERFYGIWVDPDREVLVTAGATEALAATILALADDGDEVVTLEPFYDSYAAMIGLSRATHRTVPLRAPRFLPDHDDLRAAVTDRTRLILINNPHNPTGAVLPRETLELIVELAHKHDAIVVTDEVYEHLIFDEPHIPIASLPGARERTVTISSGGKTFNTTGWKIGWITAPPELVTAIMAVKQFLTYVNGAPFQPAIAVGLQLPDTFFHELADDLRHKRDVLSAGLVAAGFSISQPKGGYFVVADAAGLGYPDSAEFCRALPELAGVAAIPLTSFVHEENRHEYRSLVRFAFCKRVEVLERASVQLERLAR encoded by the coding sequence ATGACGATATCCGGAGCCTGGGCTCGAACCGCCCGCGCCGCCATGCTTCTCGGCGACGACGGCAAACTCCGCTCAACGATCTTCGCTGAGATGTCCGCTCTCGCTGCCGCCACGGGGGCGATCAACCTCGGCCAGGGCTTCCCCGACCAGGACGGCCCCCAGGAGGTGCTGGTCGCAGCGCAGCGCGCCATCGCAAGCGGAATGAACCAGTACCCGCCCGGCCTGGGGATGCCCGTTCTGCGTGAGGCCATCGCCGAGCATCAGGAGCGCTTCTACGGCATCTGGGTCGACCCGGACAGGGAGGTGCTCGTCACGGCGGGAGCCACCGAGGCGCTCGCGGCCACGATCCTCGCCCTCGCCGACGACGGGGACGAGGTCGTCACGCTCGAGCCGTTCTACGACTCCTATGCCGCGATGATCGGGCTGAGCAGAGCGACGCACCGCACCGTGCCGCTCCGGGCACCCCGCTTCCTCCCCGATCACGACGACCTGCGCGCGGCGGTGACCGACCGCACCCGTCTCATCCTCATCAACAATCCGCACAACCCCACCGGTGCGGTGCTCCCGCGCGAGACGCTCGAACTCATCGTCGAGCTCGCGCACAAGCACGACGCGATCGTCGTGACCGACGAGGTGTATGAGCACCTGATCTTCGACGAACCCCACATCCCGATCGCCTCGCTGCCGGGAGCCCGGGAGCGCACAGTCACGATCTCGAGCGGCGGGAAGACATTCAACACCACCGGGTGGAAGATCGGATGGATTACCGCCCCGCCGGAACTCGTGACAGCGATCATGGCCGTGAAGCAGTTCCTCACCTACGTCAACGGTGCGCCGTTCCAGCCCGCGATCGCGGTCGGCCTCCAGCTGCCCGACACGTTTTTCCACGAACTCGCCGACGACCTGCGCCACAAGCGTGACGTTCTCTCCGCCGGGCTCGTGGCGGCGGGGTTCTCGATCTCCCAACCGAAGGGCGGATACTTCGTCGTCGCGGATGCTGCGGGGCTGGGCTACCCCGACAGCGCAGAGTTCTGCCGTGCTCTCCCCGAGCTCGCGGGCGTCGCGGCGATTCCGCTCACCTCGTTCGTGCACGAGGAGAATCGCCACGAGTACCGCTCGCTCGTGCGCTTCGCGTTCTGCAAGCGGGTCGAGGTGCTCGAACGGGCATCCGTCCAGCTGGAGCGCCTCGCACGCTGA
- a CDS encoding glycosyltransferase family 2 protein, giving the protein MVPRVGVVVLTQGTRPGDLDRGIRSILAQYGVDLDVVVVGNGWQPVDLPSGVGGVALPENLGIPAGRNRGVEHVTGEYLFFLDDDASIPSTTFLSDAIAKLRREPDIGLLQPRVVDPSGATNPRRWVPRIRKGEATDSGNVFSVWEGAVLLPRGVFDATGGWAEPFFYAHEGIELAWRVWDQGLRVWYAGDLVAHHPAIEPTRHSYYYRLNARNRVWLARRNLPAVLIPLYVGSWTGVQLIRWARRPAALRAWFGGWMAGWREPSGERRSIGWVTVWRMTRSGRPPLI; this is encoded by the coding sequence GTGGTGCCGCGGGTCGGTGTGGTGGTGCTGACCCAGGGCACCCGTCCCGGCGACCTCGACCGGGGCATCCGGAGCATCCTCGCCCAATACGGCGTCGATCTCGACGTCGTTGTCGTCGGGAACGGATGGCAGCCGGTCGATCTTCCGAGCGGCGTGGGAGGCGTGGCGCTCCCCGAGAACCTCGGGATACCCGCGGGGCGTAACCGTGGCGTCGAGCACGTCACGGGCGAGTACCTTTTTTTCCTCGACGACGACGCGAGCATCCCGAGCACCACGTTCCTGAGCGACGCGATCGCGAAGCTCCGGCGGGAGCCCGACATCGGCCTCCTCCAGCCACGCGTCGTCGACCCGTCGGGGGCCACCAATCCCCGCCGCTGGGTTCCGCGCATCCGCAAGGGAGAGGCGACCGACTCCGGCAACGTCTTCTCGGTGTGGGAGGGTGCCGTGCTCCTCCCCCGTGGGGTCTTCGACGCGACCGGCGGCTGGGCCGAACCATTCTTCTATGCTCACGAGGGCATCGAGCTGGCCTGGCGCGTGTGGGACCAGGGGCTGCGCGTCTGGTACGCCGGCGATCTTGTCGCCCATCATCCGGCGATCGAGCCGACCCGGCACTCGTACTACTACCGGCTCAACGCCCGGAACCGTGTCTGGCTCGCCCGTCGCAATCTGCCGGCGGTGTTGATACCGCTCTACGTGGGGTCGTGGACCGGGGTGCAGCTCATTCGCTGGGCGCGTCGACCAGCGGCGCTGAGAGCCTGGTTCGGCGGCTGGATGGCGGGCTGGCGGGAGCCGTCGGGGGAGCGGCGCAGTATCGGCTGGGTAACGGTGTGGCGAATGACGCGATCCGGCAGACCGCCGCTGATTTAA
- a CDS encoding GYD domain-containing protein, with protein sequence MTKYLFEANYVGEGITGLMREGGTKRREAVVEALRSAGGSLECFYYAFGDTDALGVFEIPDEADALALSLMINSTGAVKLRLKPLMSPEDLDEAAKKTPSYRPPGQ encoded by the coding sequence ATGACAAAGTACCTGTTTGAAGCGAACTACGTTGGCGAGGGCATCACTGGCCTCATGCGCGAAGGCGGCACAAAACGGCGCGAGGCGGTCGTCGAAGCCCTGAGGTCCGCTGGCGGGTCGCTCGAGTGCTTCTATTACGCCTTCGGGGACACCGATGCACTCGGAGTGTTTGAGATCCCGGACGAGGCCGATGCACTCGCCCTCTCGCTCATGATCAATTCGACCGGCGCGGTGAAGCTCCGTCTGAAGCCGCTGATGTCGCCGGAGGACCTCGACGAAGCCGCCAAGAAGACGCCGTCCTACAGGCCACCCGGGCAGTAA
- a CDS encoding S1C family serine protease — MTDENHNQNPGSETPENPNDANATRPLGDQQADSPFSHAPTAPVTPAPTNDGPPAPPATTPSSGYGQPAAPPPSGYVPPAPGVVPPAFRANATTEVLNPEGFPSAPAPAANKPAKRGSSVSLIAALAIGALVGGVSGAGVTAIAMGSAPVSETSNSSNGPANITVNDPSNATTVTAVAAAAGPSVVTISVADGSGAGGTGSGVIISEDGYVLTNAHVVTLDGAAGSPTVSVQASDGRLYKAEIVGADPISDLAVIKIDGGNDFEAAEFADSGALNVGDSAIAIGAPLGLSNTVTTGIVSSLNRSITVASSAAPQTPDSEAPDGTDPFDFWRFDTPEGGGPAPSGSSTIALSVIQTDAAINPGNSGGALLDSDGKVIGINVAIASAGGGGQSTAGSIGVGFAIPSNVAKRVAQELIETGTGSHGLLGATVSDVTSDTAPVVGAQIQQVSPGGAAADGGLKSGDIITSINGLPVTGKTDLTAQVRALPAGAEAEITYVRDGKRATTGVTLGSLG, encoded by the coding sequence ATGACTGACGAGAACCACAACCAGAATCCCGGCTCCGAAACGCCCGAAAACCCGAACGACGCGAACGCCACGCGGCCCCTCGGCGACCAGCAGGCGGACTCGCCCTTCTCGCACGCTCCCACGGCGCCGGTCACCCCCGCACCAACGAACGACGGTCCGCCCGCGCCGCCGGCCACGACTCCCTCCTCCGGGTACGGCCAGCCCGCCGCGCCGCCCCCCTCCGGTTACGTACCGCCTGCACCTGGTGTGGTTCCCCCCGCGTTCCGCGCGAATGCGACCACCGAGGTTCTCAACCCAGAGGGCTTCCCCTCGGCGCCGGCACCGGCCGCGAACAAGCCGGCGAAGCGCGGATCGAGCGTCAGCCTGATCGCCGCGCTCGCCATCGGCGCGCTCGTGGGCGGAGTCTCCGGCGCCGGAGTGACCGCAATCGCGATGGGCTCCGCACCGGTGAGCGAGACGTCGAACTCGTCGAACGGGCCCGCAAACATCACCGTGAACGACCCGTCCAACGCCACCACGGTCACTGCGGTCGCCGCGGCCGCCGGTCCATCCGTCGTCACCATTTCGGTAGCCGACGGCTCCGGCGCGGGCGGAACAGGCTCGGGCGTGATCATCAGCGAGGACGGCTACGTTCTCACCAACGCCCACGTCGTCACCCTCGACGGCGCGGCCGGATCCCCGACCGTCTCGGTGCAGGCCAGCGATGGTCGGCTTTACAAGGCCGAGATCGTCGGGGCCGACCCCATTTCAGACCTCGCGGTCATCAAGATCGACGGTGGCAATGACTTCGAGGCGGCGGAATTCGCCGACTCGGGCGCGCTCAACGTCGGCGACTCCGCGATCGCGATTGGCGCCCCGCTCGGATTGTCCAATACCGTAACGACCGGCATCGTGAGCTCGCTCAACCGCAGTATCACGGTTGCATCGTCGGCCGCGCCCCAGACCCCGGACAGCGAGGCGCCCGACGGCACCGACCCGTTCGACTTCTGGCGCTTCGACACTCCCGAAGGCGGCGGCCCCGCGCCGTCGGGATCGTCCACCATCGCGCTGTCGGTAATCCAGACGGATGCCGCGATCAACCCCGGCAACTCCGGCGGCGCCCTGCTCGACAGCGATGGCAAGGTCATCGGCATCAACGTCGCGATCGCGAGCGCCGGCGGGGGAGGACAGTCGACGGCCGGAAGCATCGGTGTCGGCTTCGCGATCCCCTCGAATGTCGCCAAGCGCGTCGCCCAGGAGCTGATCGAGACCGGCACTGGAAGCCACGGACTCCTTGGTGCGACCGTGTCCGACGTGACGAGCGACACGGCGCCGGTCGTCGGCGCGCAGATCCAGCAGGTGTCGCCCGGTGGAGCCGCAGCAGATGGCGGCCTCAAGTCCGGTGACATCATCACCTCGATCAACGGTCTACCGGTGACGGGAAAGACCGACCTGACCGCCCAGGTGCGCGCACTTCCGGCCGGTGCCGAGGCCGAGATCACCTACGTGCGCGACGGAAAGCGCGCGACGACAGGGGTCACGCTCGGTTCCCTCGGCTAG
- a CDS encoding LacI family DNA-binding transcriptional regulator translates to MSYVLNPGSRPVSAAARARIEQAILETGYRPNAIAQALRRSSTMSIGLMVPDLNNPATASLVRAIEDIAYDAGYVLFIGTVGHDLEREKRYLRTYADRQVDAVIMLGVNAGHLAEIAAKGLPVLILDTIPHGLGVSSVVAESCESAATAVRHLVEVHGHTRVACVTSSASVSNLLEERVNGWRSALESAGLPCDDGLIARNDDRDGGYFAAKELLESSRPTAFFVTTDMQAVGVIRAVREANLYVPGDIAVMSFDGSELAARAFPGLSSVDPGIQTIAETAMKRVLARLDKSNLDETHDILPSSLVLRRSCGCNNPEAAATTTPAAP, encoded by the coding sequence GTGAGCTACGTGCTCAACCCCGGCTCCCGCCCGGTTTCCGCCGCCGCGCGTGCTCGCATCGAGCAGGCGATTCTCGAGACCGGATACCGCCCCAACGCGATCGCGCAGGCGCTGCGCCGGTCTTCGACGATGTCGATCGGGCTCATGGTGCCCGACCTCAACAACCCGGCCACCGCGTCTCTCGTGCGCGCGATCGAAGACATCGCCTACGATGCCGGCTATGTGCTGTTCATCGGCACCGTCGGACACGACCTCGAGCGCGAGAAGCGCTACCTGCGCACCTACGCGGACCGCCAGGTCGACGCCGTCATCATGCTCGGCGTGAACGCGGGCCACCTGGCCGAGATCGCAGCCAAGGGCCTCCCCGTGCTTATTCTCGACACGATCCCGCACGGGCTCGGCGTGTCGTCGGTCGTTGCGGAGAGCTGTGAGAGCGCGGCCACGGCGGTTCGGCACCTCGTCGAGGTGCACGGCCATACCCGCGTCGCGTGCGTCACGAGTTCCGCATCCGTGTCGAACCTGCTCGAGGAGCGCGTGAACGGATGGCGCTCCGCGCTCGAGTCGGCCGGTCTCCCCTGCGACGATGGTCTCATTGCGCGCAACGACGATCGCGACGGCGGCTACTTCGCGGCGAAGGAGCTCCTCGAGTCCAGCCGACCCACCGCCTTCTTCGTCACGACCGACATGCAGGCCGTTGGCGTCATCCGTGCCGTCCGTGAGGCAAACTTGTATGTCCCCGGCGACATCGCCGTCATGTCGTTTGACGGATCCGAGCTCGCCGCGCGGGCGTTCCCAGGCCTCAGCAGCGTCGACCCCGGCATCCAGACCATCGCCGAGACGGCGATGAAGCGCGTGCTCGCCCGCCTCGACAAGTCGAACCTCGACGAGACCCACGACATCCTGCCGTCCTCGCTCGTGCTCCGGCGCAGCTGCGGGTGCAACAACCCAGAGGCGGCAGCAACGACGACTCCCGCGGCGCCCTAG
- a CDS encoding CDP-alcohol phosphatidyltransferase family protein, with translation MSLHDSSQRPSSIAELREVTQPPEVRLRANAEHWTASLYLRDISPYLTWMLLKTSISANGVTGLMILVGWSTAAALLIPGVGGAALALVLGQLQMLVDCSDGEVARWRNTRSPAGVFLDKVGHYTTEALIPIALGIRAAGYPFDAGVDYLWTTLGFALALVIVLNKALNDMVHVARANAGLARLADRKEETEPSHRLVARLRRLARFVPFHRLYHSVELTIIAFVAAIAGLVVGSPLVDQILIVGLLTFAVLALVGHFVAIMASKRVRS, from the coding sequence ATGTCGCTTCATGACTCCAGCCAGCGCCCGTCGAGCATCGCCGAGCTGCGCGAGGTCACCCAGCCGCCCGAGGTGCGGCTGCGCGCCAACGCGGAGCACTGGACGGCGTCGCTCTACCTGCGCGACATCTCTCCCTACCTGACCTGGATGCTGCTCAAGACGTCGATCTCGGCGAACGGCGTCACGGGCCTGATGATCCTTGTGGGCTGGTCGACAGCGGCGGCGCTCCTCATCCCGGGAGTCGGTGGCGCAGCGCTCGCGCTCGTGCTCGGCCAGCTGCAGATGCTCGTCGACTGCAGTGATGGGGAGGTTGCCCGCTGGCGCAACACCCGCTCGCCGGCGGGGGTGTTCCTCGACAAGGTCGGGCACTACACGACCGAGGCCCTGATCCCGATCGCGCTTGGCATCCGCGCCGCCGGCTACCCCTTCGACGCCGGAGTCGACTACCTCTGGACTACCCTCGGCTTCGCGCTCGCGCTCGTGATCGTGCTCAACAAGGCGCTCAACGACATGGTCCACGTCGCACGCGCCAACGCCGGCCTCGCCCGGCTGGCCGACCGCAAGGAGGAGACTGAACCGAGCCACCGGCTCGTGGCCAGGCTTCGTCGGCTGGCCCGATTCGTGCCCTTCCACCGTCTCTATCACTCGGTCGAACTCACGATCATCGCCTTTGTCGCGGCGATAGCCGGTCTCGTTGTCGGCAGCCCGCTCGTCGACCAGATTCTCATCGTCGGGCTGCTTACCTTCGCGGTGCTCGCCCTCGTCGGCCACTTCGTGGCCATCATGGCCTCGAAGCGGGTGCGCTCCTGA
- a CDS encoding carbon-nitrogen hydrolase family protein, producing MYNFRPADSTAIAVAQFAPTVDRAANLEKVRDLATLAASRGAKLVVFPEYSAFFESQLGPESVAAAEPLDGEFVAALGAIAKVLGIHLVAGMLETTTDPTRLSNTLVAVDPGGLLVAKYRKMHLYDAFGQSESDFVVAGPIEPPETFTIDGLTIGLQTCYDIRFPEVTRRLADAGVDVVLLPSEWVRGPLKEHHWRTLVTARALENTLYIAAADQAPPIGAGNSMIVDPMGVELATVGEQIDVGIAWVSRTRIKEVRARNPALALRRFVITERS from the coding sequence ATGTACAATTTTCGCCCGGCCGATTCGACTGCTATTGCCGTAGCGCAATTCGCCCCGACTGTCGATCGTGCGGCCAACCTCGAGAAGGTGAGAGATCTCGCAACACTGGCGGCGTCCCGAGGAGCCAAGCTCGTCGTTTTTCCCGAGTACTCAGCCTTCTTTGAGTCCCAGCTCGGCCCGGAATCCGTCGCCGCGGCAGAACCGCTCGACGGGGAGTTCGTCGCCGCGCTCGGCGCGATCGCGAAGGTTCTCGGCATACACCTTGTAGCGGGCATGCTCGAGACCACGACCGACCCGACGCGCCTGTCGAATACCCTCGTCGCCGTCGACCCTGGCGGTCTGCTTGTCGCGAAATATCGCAAGATGCACCTCTACGACGCGTTCGGCCAGAGCGAGAGCGACTTCGTTGTCGCTGGCCCGATCGAGCCGCCCGAGACCTTCACCATCGACGGCCTCACGATCGGACTGCAGACCTGCTACGACATCAGGTTTCCCGAAGTCACCCGCCGTCTTGCCGATGCGGGGGTGGATGTCGTTCTGCTGCCGTCGGAATGGGTGCGCGGGCCGCTCAAGGAACATCATTGGCGCACCCTGGTGACGGCTAGGGCGCTGGAGAACACCCTCTACATCGCTGCGGCCGACCAGGCACCGCCGATCGGCGCCGGCAACAGCATGATCGTCGACCCCATGGGGGTCGAGCTCGCGACGGTGGGCGAACAGATCGACGTCGGGATCGCGTGGGTGTCGAGGACCCGCATCAAGGAGGTCAGGGCCCGCAACCCCGCGCTCGCGTTGCGCCGCTTCGTCATCACGGAGCGCAGCTAG
- a CDS encoding glycosyltransferase family 2 protein — protein sequence MPVLNEVDHIEAAVLSLTGQDYEGPCEVVLALGPSVDGTNDVIDELARADPRIRRIENELGSTPGGLNAAIRASTHPIVVRVDAHSVLPRDYTRIAVATLLRTGADNVGGIMQAEGETPFEKAVARAYGARAGLGGTPHHVGGREGPSETAYLGVFQRHRLVEVGLFDEGIKRGQDWELNRRLRATGGTVWFTPDLKVVYRPRSSLRKLIRQFVATGLWRGELARRFPRANSVRYFVPPIMVLGVTAGLLLGVTGLFSLGTTGGALAFSLAVPALYLAFVVVASVPVVRSDGVRSALWYLVVLPCIHFGWGIGFVLGFLKLTRNITAHTGR from the coding sequence ATGCCCGTTCTCAACGAGGTCGATCACATTGAGGCGGCGGTGCTGAGCCTCACCGGTCAGGACTACGAGGGACCGTGCGAGGTCGTGCTCGCGCTCGGTCCGAGCGTCGACGGCACGAACGACGTGATCGACGAGCTCGCCCGGGCCGATCCCCGCATCCGTCGGATCGAGAACGAGCTCGGCTCGACGCCGGGCGGGCTGAACGCGGCCATCCGTGCGTCGACGCATCCGATCGTGGTCAGGGTGGACGCCCATTCGGTGCTGCCGAGGGATTACACCCGGATTGCCGTCGCCACACTCCTGCGCACGGGGGCCGACAACGTCGGCGGGATCATGCAGGCTGAGGGGGAGACCCCGTTCGAGAAGGCCGTTGCGAGGGCCTACGGGGCCCGTGCCGGCCTCGGCGGCACCCCGCACCACGTCGGTGGTCGGGAGGGGCCGTCGGAGACTGCCTATCTCGGCGTGTTCCAGCGGCATCGTCTGGTCGAGGTCGGGCTTTTCGACGAGGGGATCAAGCGCGGCCAGGACTGGGAACTCAACCGCCGGCTGCGCGCGACGGGTGGCACGGTGTGGTTCACCCCCGACCTGAAGGTCGTCTACCGGCCGCGCTCAAGCCTGCGCAAGCTCATCCGCCAGTTCGTCGCCACGGGACTGTGGCGCGGCGAACTCGCCCGCCGCTTCCCGCGCGCGAACTCGGTGCGCTACTTCGTGCCGCCGATAATGGTGCTGGGGGTGACGGCCGGCCTCCTGCTCGGCGTCACCGGACTCTTCTCGCTTGGAACCACGGGAGGTGCCCTCGCGTTCTCCCTGGCCGTGCCCGCCCTCTACCTCGCCTTCGTGGTCGTCGCGTCCGTGCCCGTCGTGCGCAGCGACGGTGTGCGTAGCGCGCTCTGGTATCTCGTAGTCTTGCCGTGCATCCACTTCGGGTGGGGCATCGGCTTCGTGCTCGGCTTCCTGAAGCTGACCAGGAACATCACGGCACATACGGGAAGGTGA
- a CDS encoding PucR family transcriptional regulator encodes MSTSNNAVRDPGTAAHEIDADAVALFAEMLESVGTIADRIVEQILTGEHSYEESTLAVPVLQSVVTENVDALLRGLSGGHRLLDAPRRAGRVKAESGIPMAGLLHAYRLAGLQLWEEMIARSHVSQRSESLLRVSSSVWGIIDEYSNAAAESYREVIDDLGRKDQQAKSVMLLSLLEGETVHGEVSRLLRALNLPEHATYLVVAAELSGTGADPMPGIATRLRAAGIASAWATWKGEFVGLLGCISESEVAIAINVVAERAASRIGISRSLVSLADARDAVHQARMSLRCTPRANVGVRRFGSAPLDVLIVSDPSAASELRTDVLGPVLELGLKDRTPLLDTLEAWFAAEGSTAEAALRLHCHRNTVLYRLSKLTELTGRSVSRPSDAAELYAAMRAARLA; translated from the coding sequence ATGAGCACTTCGAACAATGCGGTTCGGGACCCAGGGACAGCCGCACACGAGATCGACGCGGACGCGGTTGCGCTTTTCGCCGAGATGCTCGAGTCCGTCGGCACCATCGCCGATCGCATCGTCGAACAGATTCTCACCGGGGAGCACTCCTATGAGGAGAGCACCCTGGCGGTGCCTGTGCTGCAATCGGTGGTGACAGAGAACGTGGACGCCCTGCTTCGAGGGCTCTCGGGCGGGCACCGGCTGCTCGATGCGCCGCGCCGCGCCGGACGGGTGAAGGCGGAGTCCGGCATCCCCATGGCGGGGCTGTTGCACGCCTACCGCCTTGCTGGCCTGCAGCTATGGGAGGAGATGATTGCGCGGTCGCACGTGTCGCAGCGTTCCGAGTCACTGCTGCGCGTGTCCTCCTCTGTCTGGGGCATCATCGACGAGTACTCGAATGCGGCAGCCGAGTCCTACCGCGAGGTCATCGACGATCTGGGTCGCAAAGACCAGCAAGCCAAGAGCGTGATGCTCCTGAGCCTGCTCGAAGGAGAGACAGTGCATGGCGAGGTATCGCGCCTGTTGCGTGCGCTCAACCTCCCGGAGCACGCCACCTATCTTGTCGTTGCCGCTGAATTGAGTGGCACGGGTGCCGACCCCATGCCCGGCATCGCCACACGACTTCGCGCCGCGGGGATCGCCTCGGCCTGGGCGACGTGGAAGGGCGAGTTCGTCGGACTGCTGGGATGCATCTCCGAATCGGAAGTGGCTATCGCGATCAACGTCGTAGCCGAACGTGCGGCCTCGCGTATCGGCATCAGCCGGAGCCTGGTATCTCTCGCGGATGCCCGCGACGCCGTTCACCAGGCACGCATGTCGTTGCGATGCACGCCGCGGGCAAATGTGGGTGTCCGCCGGTTCGGTTCAGCGCCACTCGACGTACTCATCGTCAGCGACCCGTCGGCGGCGTCCGAGCTCCGAACCGACGTTCTCGGCCCTGTCCTCGAACTCGGGCTAAAAGACAGGACACCCCTGCTCGACACTCTGGAGGCGTGGTTCGCGGCCGAGGGCTCGACTGCCGAGGCTGCGCTGCGGCTTCACTGCCATCGAAACACCGTGCTCTACAGGCTCTCGAAGCTCACAGAGTTGACTGGGCGCTCCGTGTCGAGGCCATCGGATGCCGCGGAGCTGTACGCGGCGATGCGGGCAGCCCGTCTGGCGTGA
- a CDS encoding PKD domain-containing protein translates to MNPDGVGLGASATLPGSAPRPSAGGEAATVNAQAPRAPICDPTGRVCRDQFTVTGPLDGRGPITLSDLVNFRPLVQVHRVQPDGWSVVGLHTNFYTATVAQVQDDLLLGIPASVRFTPVTYRWDYGDGESATTQTGGRSWSDLGLDEFDRTPTSHVYTRSGTFDITLAVDFGAEYRFGEAGWIPIAGSVSVPANSLTVSASEAKTVLVGRECTARALLGC, encoded by the coding sequence GTGAATCCGGACGGCGTCGGGCTCGGGGCGTCCGCCACCCTTCCGGGGTCAGCGCCGCGGCCGAGTGCCGGCGGGGAAGCGGCGACGGTCAACGCCCAGGCACCTCGAGCACCGATCTGCGATCCCACCGGCCGGGTCTGCCGCGACCAGTTCACCGTTACTGGCCCGCTCGACGGGCGCGGCCCGATCACCCTCAGCGATCTCGTCAACTTCCGCCCTCTGGTCCAGGTGCATCGGGTGCAGCCGGACGGCTGGTCGGTCGTCGGGCTCCACACGAACTTCTACACCGCAACCGTTGCCCAGGTGCAGGACGACCTGCTGCTCGGCATCCCCGCCTCGGTGCGGTTCACTCCGGTGACCTACCGCTGGGACTACGGAGACGGCGAGTCCGCAACAACGCAGACGGGCGGACGCTCGTGGAGCGACCTCGGGCTGGATGAATTCGATCGCACGCCCACGAGCCACGTCTATACGAGATCCGGAACCTTCGACATCACCCTCGCGGTCGACTTCGGAGCGGAATACCGCTTCGGTGAGGCCGGGTGGATTCCGATCGCCGGCTCCGTCAGCGTGCCGGCGAACAGCTTGACTGTGTCGGCCAGCGAGGCGAAAACAGTTCTCGTGGGAAGGGAGTGCACCGCGCGTGCGTTACTCGGGTGTTGA